From one Streptomyces sp. NBC_01478 genomic stretch:
- a CDS encoding MmcQ/YjbR family DNA-binding protein has translation MNGTDLHKTAVDCAEGLPGAALEHPFGPGWEVFKVRGKVFMLMTEVPGRPVVILKAEPGEAQALREQYSHITPGYHMNKKHWITLEGGAGVDKELVGELVTESYRLVVAHLPKAEQPVDPHAYGSGRWAAR, from the coding sequence ATGAACGGAACGGACCTGCACAAGACCGCCGTCGACTGCGCCGAAGGACTTCCCGGAGCAGCGCTGGAGCATCCCTTCGGCCCCGGATGGGAGGTCTTCAAGGTGCGCGGCAAGGTGTTCATGCTGATGACCGAGGTCCCGGGGCGTCCCGTCGTGATCCTCAAGGCGGAACCCGGTGAGGCCCAAGCCCTGCGGGAGCAGTACAGCCACATCACCCCGGGCTACCACATGAACAAGAAGCACTGGATCACGCTGGAGGGCGGGGCAGGCGTCGACAAGGAGCTCGTCGGGGAGCTCGTCACCGAGTCATACCGGCTCGTCGTCGCTCACCTGCCCAAGGCGGAGCAGCCCGTCGACCCGCACGCGTACGGCAGCGGAAGGTGGGCGGCCCGATGA
- a CDS encoding MmcQ/YjbR family DNA-binding protein, with product MSAAGDRLQDTARQAALTLPDVSHGYPFTPGLDVYKVAGKVFLIVTDDPDDQIITVKCEPEHARAQERGYASITPGHYLDKRHWISLGPGPGITERLVTDAVENSYDLVTKRLPRRDRPGAR from the coding sequence ATGAGCGCGGCCGGCGACCGGCTCCAGGACACCGCCCGCCAGGCGGCATTGACCCTCCCCGACGTCAGCCACGGATATCCCTTCACTCCCGGACTCGACGTGTACAAGGTCGCGGGCAAGGTGTTCCTGATCGTCACCGACGACCCGGACGACCAGATCATCACGGTCAAGTGCGAACCCGAACACGCCCGCGCGCAAGAACGCGGCTACGCCTCGATCACCCCGGGCCACTACCTCGACAAACGGCACTGGATCTCCCTGGGTCCTGGTCCCGGCATCACCGAGCGGTTGGTCACCGACGCGGTCGAGAACTCCTACGACCTGGTCACCAAGCGGCTGCCGCGACGCGACCGCCCCGGTGCCCGATGA
- a CDS encoding replication-associated recombination protein A, with protein sequence MEPTEATLPLFGEEPARPLADRLRPTRLEEVVGQDHLLAPDAPLGRMVAQQRLSSAILWGPPGVGKTTIARLLADGSNLAFEPVSATFSGVAELRKVFAAARSRRGIGQGTLLFVDEIHRFNRAQQDSFLPYVEDGTITLIGATTENPSFELNGALLSRTQVLVLKRLDEAALSTLLDRAEQLTGHRLPLEDDTRRALIAMADGDGRYLLNMAEQLQALPDTETPLDTAGLAHHIQQRAPLYDKAQEGHYNLISALHKSMRGSDPDAALYWLARMLDGGEDPLFVARRLARFANEDIGMADPHAVQQALAAWDVYERLGSPEGELAIAQAVVYLATAPKSIAVYRGFNAAHRAARRTGSLMPPAHILNAPTRLMKDLGYGKDYQYDPDTTDGFSGDDYFPDGMDHETYFQPTRNGYEAQISERLRHWNALRARRRSG encoded by the coding sequence ATGGAACCGACCGAAGCGACTCTGCCGCTCTTCGGCGAGGAGCCCGCCCGGCCCCTCGCTGACCGCCTGCGCCCCACCCGACTGGAAGAGGTCGTCGGGCAGGACCACCTCCTTGCCCCGGACGCTCCACTGGGCCGCATGGTCGCCCAGCAGCGCCTCAGCTCCGCCATCCTGTGGGGGCCGCCCGGCGTCGGGAAGACCACCATCGCCCGGCTTCTCGCCGACGGCAGCAACCTGGCCTTCGAACCGGTGTCGGCCACCTTCTCCGGCGTGGCCGAGCTGCGGAAAGTGTTCGCCGCCGCACGCAGCCGGCGGGGCATCGGCCAGGGGACCCTGCTGTTCGTCGACGAGATCCACCGCTTCAACCGTGCCCAGCAGGACAGCTTCCTTCCCTACGTCGAGGACGGCACGATCACCCTGATCGGCGCCACCACGGAGAACCCGAGCTTCGAACTCAACGGCGCCCTCCTCTCCCGCACCCAGGTCCTCGTCCTCAAACGCCTCGACGAAGCCGCACTGTCCACGCTCCTCGACCGCGCCGAGCAGCTCACCGGCCACCGGCTGCCGCTGGAGGACGACACCCGCCGCGCCCTGATCGCCATGGCGGACGGCGACGGCCGCTACCTCCTCAACATGGCCGAACAGCTCCAGGCCCTCCCGGACACCGAGACTCCTCTGGACACCGCCGGGCTCGCCCACCACATCCAGCAGCGGGCCCCGCTGTACGACAAGGCGCAGGAGGGCCACTACAACCTGATCTCCGCGCTGCACAAGTCCATGCGCGGCTCCGACCCGGACGCGGCCCTGTACTGGCTCGCCCGCATGCTCGACGGCGGCGAGGACCCCCTGTTCGTGGCCCGCCGCCTGGCCCGCTTCGCGAACGAGGACATCGGCATGGCCGACCCGCACGCCGTCCAGCAGGCCCTCGCCGCCTGGGACGTGTACGAGCGACTCGGCTCCCCCGAGGGCGAGTTGGCGATCGCCCAGGCCGTCGTCTACCTCGCCACCGCACCCAAGTCCATCGCCGTCTACCGCGGCTTCAACGCCGCACACCGCGCTGCCCGCCGCACCGGCTCACTCATGCCGCCCGCCCACATCCTCAACGCCCCGACCCGGCTGATGAAGGACCTCGGCTACGGCAAGGACTACCAGTACGACCCGGACACCACCGACGGCTTTTCCGGTGACGACTACTTCCCCGACGGCATGGACCACGAGACGTACTTCCAGCCCACCCGCAACGGCTATGAAGCGCAGATCAGCGAACGGCTACGGCACTGGAACGCCTTGCGCGCCCGCCGACGCAGCGGCTGA
- a CDS encoding nucleotidyl transferase AbiEii/AbiGii toxin family protein codes for MAASPLGREHFVLKGGLLLARFGARRMTRDIDILGRSFPGTETEIVHRIAAIAATEIDDGVVCDPATLKALPIREEDEPLPPAHPQRPRRPGTHHRADRRRRTPRHHPETPQHRHQRPRRASPDLVHRLAPSAGSRRNRVPRTLC; via the coding sequence TTGGCCGCATCGCCCCTCGGCCGCGAACACTTCGTCCTCAAGGGGGGCCTGCTCCTCGCCCGGTTCGGCGCACGCCGGATGACCCGCGACATCGACATCCTCGGCCGCTCGTTCCCCGGCACCGAAACCGAGATCGTCCACAGGATCGCGGCCATCGCCGCCACCGAGATCGACGACGGAGTCGTATGCGATCCCGCGACGCTCAAGGCGTTGCCCATTCGCGAGGAGGACGAACCTCTACCGCCTGCTCACCCTCAACGACCTCGACGGCCGGGAACTCACCACCGCGCTGACCGCCGGCGCCGCACACCGCGCCATCACCCTGAAACCCCTCAGCACCGCCATCAGCGACCTCGGCGAGCGTCGCCAGACCTCGTACACCGCCTGGCGCCGTCGGCAGGGTCCCGCCGCAACCGGGTACCCCGAACGCTTTGTTGA
- a CDS encoding DUF2272 domain-containing protein: MTRPQSWDWTESLTADPPSSAQQPPNWVAQEVFRPAEQGAGNGESGPEMSLAEFTAEVRDDTFAPEISDEAEAESGEVELAEWELAGNPVQDEAFPSGLILIPTTGATAKEAEHWDPNVTGLPLYATGPTVRPQKLAPNFTVGELVSSGGAAADVARISPALVRCLQALRDRLGKPVTISSGYRSWARNVAVYHARGATPTRSRHCSGQAADISVAGMSGLDLAKAALDACGRDIAVGIGVTYAHMDVRGRWARWSYASGDAAKRDIAAIDAHRAGLGTTPPPTAGSPYVPVPRGAPGVGVPSVGPLRARIAQFAEQERTRWGNGARVETESAMTSTLQDYYRTGVGSTVTASDLQSSSWQSGHPWSAVFISWVMRQAGAGSAFAYSTAHREYVSAAKRNAETGNTANPFWAYPVEKIAPEVGDLVCADRDGGSGCGGVTYATVDNGTAWSTHCDVVTAVDRAGRKLTAVGGNVSDSVKAKTIAIDAQGFVVPQQSGQTCRYFAIVKVREGTPSAPQQESGPAAPASVLDPDATARAIRLNTSYATALRWSEHLAAITRLIASPGSTPADVTFAHSVAQWQRARGLTPDGVIGPDSWNEMVKVINR, from the coding sequence ATGACCCGCCCGCAGAGCTGGGACTGGACCGAGTCCCTCACCGCCGATCCACCGTCCTCCGCACAGCAGCCCCCGAACTGGGTCGCCCAGGAAGTGTTCCGGCCCGCCGAACAAGGGGCCGGCAATGGGGAGTCGGGGCCGGAGATGTCCCTGGCCGAGTTCACCGCCGAGGTGCGCGACGACACCTTTGCCCCGGAGATCTCCGACGAGGCCGAGGCCGAGTCCGGGGAAGTGGAACTGGCCGAGTGGGAACTGGCCGGAAACCCGGTCCAGGACGAGGCGTTCCCGTCCGGGCTGATACTGATACCGACCACGGGTGCCACCGCCAAGGAAGCGGAACACTGGGATCCCAACGTAACCGGACTCCCGCTCTACGCCACCGGTCCGACCGTCCGCCCACAGAAGCTCGCTCCGAACTTCACCGTCGGTGAACTCGTGAGCAGTGGCGGAGCCGCCGCCGACGTCGCCAGGATCTCTCCCGCGCTGGTGCGCTGCCTGCAGGCGCTGCGCGACCGGCTGGGCAAACCCGTCACGATCAGCTCCGGGTACCGGTCCTGGGCGCGCAACGTGGCCGTGTACCACGCCCGGGGAGCCACCCCGACCCGCAGCCGGCACTGCAGTGGTCAGGCCGCCGACATCAGCGTCGCGGGCATGTCCGGACTCGACCTGGCCAAGGCCGCGCTGGACGCGTGCGGCCGGGACATCGCGGTCGGGATCGGCGTCACCTACGCCCACATGGACGTCCGCGGCAGATGGGCCCGCTGGTCCTACGCCTCAGGGGACGCGGCGAAACGCGACATCGCCGCGATCGACGCTCACCGCGCCGGGCTGGGTACCACCCCGCCCCCGACGGCAGGTTCGCCCTACGTCCCCGTCCCCCGCGGTGCACCTGGCGTCGGTGTCCCGAGCGTCGGCCCGTTACGGGCCAGGATCGCGCAGTTCGCCGAACAGGAGCGGACCCGGTGGGGAAACGGGGCCCGCGTCGAAACCGAATCAGCGATGACATCGACGCTCCAGGACTACTACCGCACCGGCGTCGGGAGCACGGTGACCGCGTCGGACCTGCAGAGCAGTTCGTGGCAGAGCGGCCATCCATGGAGCGCGGTCTTCATCAGTTGGGTGATGCGCCAAGCCGGCGCGGGCAGCGCCTTCGCCTACAGCACGGCACATCGCGAGTACGTGAGCGCCGCCAAACGCAACGCCGAGACGGGCAACACCGCCAACCCCTTCTGGGCTTACCCGGTCGAGAAGATCGCCCCCGAGGTCGGCGACCTGGTCTGCGCCGATCGGGACGGTGGCAGCGGATGCGGCGGTGTCACCTACGCGACGGTCGACAACGGCACGGCGTGGTCGACGCACTGCGACGTCGTCACCGCCGTGGACCGGGCCGGACGCAAGCTCACCGCCGTCGGCGGCAACGTCAGTGATTCGGTGAAGGCCAAGACGATCGCGATCGACGCGCAGGGCTTCGTGGTACCCCAGCAATCCGGGCAGACCTGCCGGTACTTCGCCATCGTCAAGGTTCGCGAAGGCACGCCCTCCGCACCCCAACAGGAGTCGGGACCGGCCGCACCGGCCAGCGTGCTCGACCCCGACGCCACAGCCCGGGCGATCCGTCTGAACACCTCGTACGCCACCGCTCTGCGCTGGAGCGAGCACCTCGCCGCCATCACCCGACTGATCGCATCACCCGGATCGACCCCGGCCGACGTCACCTTCGCCCATTCCGTGGCGCAATGGCAGCGCGCCCGAGGACTGACACCGGACGGGGTCATCGGACCGGACTCCTGGAACGAAATGGTGAAGGTGATCAACCGCTGA
- a CDS encoding AfsR/SARP family transcriptional regulator — translation MAHPPWPDSATRSAPMLVHLLNDFRLDVGHHEVVLPTHAQRVVAFLALSRPSGMTPHRTALAEQLWCDGPRPRAQASLRTAIWRIRQADDRLVHADRGHVYLSAFVEVDVEHSLSQAGRLLNEDGDLAPDDTATTGLVADLLPGWEEEWLIVERERIRQVRIHALVALSHRLRRLGRFVPALNAAYTAITAEPLQESARAALVDVHLAEGNVVEARRQVDQYARLLWDEMQMVPSDALVGRVPWPAGEPVVAKHLGGVPSD, via the coding sequence ATGGCGCACCCTCCCTGGCCCGATTCCGCGACGCGCTCCGCTCCCATGCTGGTGCACCTCCTCAACGACTTCCGTCTCGACGTCGGGCACCACGAAGTCGTGTTACCGACCCATGCCCAGCGGGTGGTGGCGTTCCTGGCACTGTCACGCCCGTCCGGCATGACACCGCACCGCACGGCGTTGGCCGAACAACTCTGGTGCGACGGTCCGCGCCCACGCGCTCAGGCGAGCCTGCGCACGGCGATCTGGCGGATCCGCCAGGCCGACGACCGGCTCGTGCACGCCGATCGCGGGCACGTCTACCTCAGCGCGTTCGTCGAAGTCGACGTCGAGCACAGTCTGAGCCAGGCCGGACGGCTGCTCAACGAGGACGGCGATCTCGCACCGGACGACACCGCGACCACAGGCCTGGTCGCAGACCTTCTACCGGGCTGGGAGGAGGAATGGCTGATCGTGGAACGAGAGCGCATCCGTCAAGTGCGGATCCACGCCCTGGTCGCGCTGTCCCACCGGCTGCGCCGGCTCGGCCGGTTCGTACCAGCCCTCAACGCCGCCTACACGGCGATCACCGCGGAACCCCTGCAGGAATCAGCCCGTGCCGCGTTGGTCGACGTCCACCTGGCTGAAGGCAACGTCGTGGAGGCCCGCAGACAAGTCGACCAGTACGCGCGGCTCCTCTGGGACGAGATGCAGATGGTCCCTTCCGACGCACTGGTCGGCCGGGTGCCGTGGCCGGCGGGCGAGCCCGTAGTCGCGAAGCATCTGGGTGGCGTGCCGTCGGACTGA
- a CDS encoding lactonase family protein has product MSRHTRRRSPLQIKLTVAGAGILAAAAAVTAVTVASAGEAAHGHDAVKKAEAGADHAVFVQGDELEGNTIHVFKRAQDGTLSAAGSYATGGKGGDQVDAPTDSLASQGSLVYDDRSGLLLAVNAGSNTVTSFRVEGQKLTNRHVIGSGGDFPASIAVSGRIAYVMNAGGAGSVQGFRLTAAGLAPLSGAHRSLGLDNKKVPLFSSSPGQVAFTPGGRELVVTTKSANTLEVFPVAHDGRPARRAVVNDSAGAVPFAITFDKAGRMLVAEAKDSTVSTYKVRADGTLKVVQKSLPNGQDTLCWLERAGDFFFGGNTGNSTVTGYRTDRHGKLALTNDVGVATPPSAKSQGVIDLAVTRDQKFLYVQNATSGTVDGFRVGRNGSLTKVGTTTGLPPFAESGMEGIAAV; this is encoded by the coding sequence ATGAGCAGGCACACCAGGCGAAGGTCACCGTTACAGATCAAGCTGACAGTCGCCGGAGCGGGAATCCTCGCCGCCGCGGCGGCCGTGACGGCGGTGACTGTCGCCTCGGCGGGGGAGGCCGCGCACGGGCACGACGCAGTGAAGAAGGCCGAGGCCGGAGCCGACCATGCGGTCTTCGTGCAGGGCGACGAACTCGAGGGCAACACGATCCACGTCTTCAAGCGCGCCCAGGACGGCACACTGAGCGCGGCGGGCAGTTACGCGACCGGCGGCAAGGGCGGCGACCAGGTCGACGCGCCCACCGACTCGCTCGCCTCCCAGGGCTCACTCGTCTACGACGACCGGTCCGGGCTGCTCCTCGCGGTCAACGCGGGCAGCAACACCGTGACGTCGTTCCGGGTCGAGGGACAGAAACTGACGAACCGTCATGTTATCGGTTCGGGAGGGGACTTCCCCGCCTCGATCGCGGTCTCGGGACGCATCGCCTACGTCATGAACGCGGGCGGCGCGGGCAGCGTGCAGGGGTTCCGCCTCACGGCCGCGGGCCTGGCGCCGTTGAGCGGCGCGCACCGTTCGCTCGGGCTGGACAACAAGAAGGTGCCGCTGTTCAGCAGTTCGCCCGGCCAGGTCGCGTTCACCCCGGGCGGCCGTGAGTTGGTCGTCACCACCAAGTCCGCCAACACCCTCGAGGTCTTCCCGGTGGCACACGACGGACGGCCGGCGCGACGGGCCGTGGTCAACGACTCCGCCGGTGCCGTGCCGTTCGCCATCACCTTCGACAAGGCCGGCCGGATGCTGGTGGCCGAGGCCAAGGACTCGACGGTCAGTACGTACAAGGTGCGCGCCGACGGAACCCTCAAGGTCGTCCAGAAGAGTCTGCCCAACGGCCAGGACACGCTGTGCTGGCTGGAGCGCGCCGGGGACTTCTTCTTCGGCGGCAACACCGGCAACTCGACCGTCACCGGTTACCGCACGGACCGCCACGGGAAGCTGGCGCTCACCAACGACGTCGGTGTCGCCACCCCGCCGTCGGCCAAGTCCCAGGGCGTCATCGACCTGGCGGTGACCCGGGACCAGAAGTTCCTCTACGTGCAGAACGCGACGTCGGGCACCGTCGACGGCTTCCGCGTCGGCCGCAACGGCTCCCTGACCAAGGTCGGCACGACCACTGGACTGCCTCCCTTCGCCGAGTCCGGCATGGAGGGCATCGCCGCGGTGTAA
- a CDS encoding TfoX/Sxy family protein, with the protein MAYDEGLAERVRARLGVDPDIAEKRMFGGIAFLYRGNMAVGISGGDLMVRVRPEHTEAALAQPGTRVFDMTGRPMRGWILVDSSVLAEDDALGRWVDEGHGFAASLPPK; encoded by the coding sequence ATGGCATACGACGAAGGGCTGGCCGAACGCGTCCGCGCACGGCTGGGAGTGGACCCGGACATCGCCGAGAAGCGGATGTTCGGCGGGATCGCCTTCCTGTACCGAGGGAACATGGCCGTGGGCATCAGCGGCGGCGACCTCATGGTGCGCGTCAGGCCCGAGCACACCGAAGCGGCCCTGGCCCAGCCCGGTACCCGCGTCTTCGACATGACCGGCCGCCCGATGCGCGGCTGGATCCTGGTCGACTCCTCCGTCCTGGCCGAGGACGACGCTCTCGGCCGATGGGTCGACGAGGGGCACGGCTTCGCCGCGAGTCTGCCGCCCAAGTGA
- a CDS encoding NAD-dependent epimerase/dehydratase family protein, with protein sequence MRVLVTGGAGFIGSHVVEALTARGHEAVVFDLRDGHDVRSPQAVAAVLPDVDAVCHQAAMVGLGTGFGDAADYVSHNDLGTAVLLSAMADTGVRRLVLAGSMVVYGEGSYACEWHGPVRPGPRAVADLDAGRFEPRCPDCGEELAPGLVGEDAPVDPRNVYATTKLAQEHLAAAWARSTSGSAVSLRYHNVYGPRMPRDTPYAGVASFFRSALARGEAPRVFEDGGQRRDFVHVRDVAAANVAALESEPREGALTAYNTGSGDPHTVGEMARALAAAYGGPEPVVTGEYRLGDVRHITADSSRLRAELGWKAEVEFAEGMREFATSKLRGEQ encoded by the coding sequence ATGCGAGTACTGGTCACCGGCGGTGCCGGGTTCATCGGGTCCCATGTCGTCGAGGCACTGACCGCGCGCGGACACGAGGCGGTCGTGTTCGATCTGCGCGACGGCCACGACGTGCGCAGTCCCCAGGCGGTCGCGGCCGTGCTGCCGGATGTGGACGCCGTGTGTCATCAGGCGGCGATGGTGGGGCTGGGGACGGGGTTCGGCGACGCGGCCGACTACGTGTCGCACAACGACCTCGGTACGGCGGTACTGCTGTCCGCCATGGCCGACACGGGGGTGCGCCGGCTGGTGCTCGCCGGGTCGATGGTCGTCTACGGCGAGGGCTCCTACGCCTGTGAGTGGCACGGGCCGGTGCGGCCGGGGCCTCGGGCCGTGGCCGATCTGGACGCGGGGCGTTTCGAGCCCCGGTGTCCGGACTGCGGTGAGGAGTTGGCGCCGGGGCTGGTGGGCGAGGACGCTCCGGTCGACCCCCGGAACGTGTACGCGACGACCAAGCTGGCCCAGGAGCATCTGGCGGCGGCGTGGGCGCGGTCGACGAGTGGTTCGGCGGTGTCGCTGCGCTACCACAACGTGTACGGCCCGCGGATGCCGCGCGACACCCCGTACGCGGGGGTCGCCTCCTTCTTCCGGTCCGCGCTCGCCCGTGGTGAGGCCCCTCGGGTGTTCGAGGACGGCGGCCAGCGGCGGGACTTCGTGCACGTACGGGATGTGGCGGCGGCCAATGTGGCGGCGCTGGAGTCCGAGCCCCGGGAGGGGGCGCTGACCGCGTACAACACCGGCAGCGGGGACCCGCACACGGTCGGCGAGATGGCGCGGGCGCTGGCTGCCGCGTACGGCGGGCCCGAGCCCGTGGTGACCGGGGAGTACCGGCTCGGCGACGTCCGCCACATCACGGCGGACTCGTCCCGGCTACGGGCCGAGCTGGGCTGGAAGGCCGAGGTCGAATTCGCGGAGGGGATGCGCGAGTTCGCGACGTCGAAGCTGCGCGGGGAGCAGTAG
- a CDS encoding sensor histidine kinase: MRDMLLIALFALLGAAAAGVLGVGALWSLRRRSLTTSVAVVAAVAVTAMLAGTLAVAQAMFLSSHDLTVVTTVVAMAAVVSLATALLLGRWVVARSRELVLAARDFGDDGDFFAPHRPGTAELADLSRELAATSARLAESRNRERALESSRRELVAWISHDLRTPLAGLRAMSEALEDGVAADPARYLRQIRTEVERLNGMVGDLFELSRIHAGTLTLSPSRMSLYDLIGDALAGADPLAREHGVRLVGDWIEPVPVEVDGKEMSRVLGNLLVNAIRRTPADGTVAVAAERSAEGVVLSVTDGCGGIPEEDLPRVFDTGWRGTHARTPPAGAGLGLAIVRGIVEAHQGRAAVRNVSGGCRFEVTLPMAEA, encoded by the coding sequence ATGCGCGACATGCTGCTCATAGCCCTGTTCGCCCTCCTCGGGGCCGCCGCGGCCGGGGTGCTGGGTGTGGGCGCGCTGTGGTCGCTGCGCCGGCGTTCGCTCACCACCTCCGTCGCCGTGGTCGCGGCCGTCGCCGTGACCGCGATGCTCGCCGGCACGTTGGCCGTGGCGCAGGCGATGTTCCTCTCCTCGCACGACCTGACCGTGGTCACCACCGTCGTCGCCATGGCGGCCGTGGTCTCGCTGGCCACGGCCCTGCTGCTCGGCCGCTGGGTCGTCGCCCGCAGCCGTGAACTCGTCCTCGCCGCCCGTGACTTCGGCGACGACGGCGACTTCTTCGCCCCGCACCGTCCGGGCACCGCCGAACTGGCCGACCTGAGCCGGGAGTTGGCCGCGACCAGCGCCAGGCTCGCCGAATCCCGCAACCGTGAACGGGCGTTGGAGTCGTCCCGGCGCGAACTCGTCGCCTGGATCTCCCACGATCTGCGCACCCCGCTGGCCGGTCTCCGCGCGATGTCCGAGGCACTGGAGGACGGCGTCGCCGCCGACCCCGCCCGCTACCTCCGCCAGATCCGCACCGAGGTCGAACGCCTCAACGGCATGGTCGGCGACCTGTTCGAACTCTCCCGCATACACGCCGGGACGCTCACTCTCTCCCCTTCGCGGATGTCCCTGTACGACCTGATCGGCGACGCCCTCGCGGGAGCCGATCCGCTCGCACGTGAGCACGGCGTACGCCTGGTCGGCGACTGGATCGAGCCGGTGCCGGTCGAGGTGGACGGCAAGGAGATGAGCCGGGTGCTGGGGAACCTGCTGGTCAACGCGATCCGGCGGACACCGGCCGACGGCACGGTCGCCGTCGCCGCCGAGCGGTCGGCCGAGGGTGTCGTGCTGTCCGTGACCGACGGCTGCGGCGGTATCCCGGAGGAGGATCTGCCGCGGGTCTTCGACACCGGGTGGCGTGGCACGCACGCGCGGACCCCGCCGGCCGGGGCCGGGCTGGGGCTCGCGATCGTGCGCGGCATCGTCGAGGCGCACCAGGGGCGGGCCGCCGTACGGAACGTGTCCGGCGGCTGCCGCTTCGAGGTGACCCTGCCCATGGCCGAGGCGTGA